TCCGATATTATGATGGCCTTCGATGAATGCCCGCCTTATCCGGCAGAATATGAGTATGTGAAAAAATCGCTTGAACGCACCACCCGCTGGGCCGAACGCTGCCTCAAGAGCCATGCCCGTCCAAATGACCAGGGGCTGTTCGCCATCGTGCAGGGGGGCATGCATGAGGATCTCCGCCGCCAGAGTGCGGCTGATTTGACTTCCATGGATTTCCCGGGGTATGCTATTGGGGGACTCAGCGTCGGAGAGTCCAAGCAGCTTATGTATGAAGTGCTGGATTACACGGTTCCGCTGCTGCCGCAAGGCAAACCGCGCTATTTGATGGGCGTAGGTTCACCGGATGCGCTGCTGGAAGGGTCAATCCGCGGAATAGACATGTTCGACTGTGTTCTGCCTACCCGCATTGCCCGTAATGGAACAACGATGACCAGTCAGGGGAGACTCGTCGTGCGCAATGCGCAGTATGCCCGTGATTTCGGGCCGCTGGACCCGGAGTGTACCTGTTACACCTGCCGGAACTATTCCCGTGCTTATCTGCGTCATCTGATCAAGGCCGACGAAACCTTCGGCTTGCGGCTGACAACGTACCATAACTTACACTTCCTGCTGGAATTGATGCGTAAAGTGCGTGAAGCCATCATGGAAGATCGGCTGCTTGATTTTCGCGATGAGTTTTTTGCACAATACGGATTATATGATAATCTAAAAGGCTTCTAGAGCGTACGGAGTGTTCATGTTTATTCTTGAAAGGGGGGAAATGATATGTCACAATTTTATATGGCAGCAGGTTCAGGCGGCGGAGGCAGTATTCTGGGTCTAGTAGGTCCTTTTGTACTGATGTTTGTCGTGTTCTACTTCCTGCTGATTCGTCCGCAGCAGAAGAAGACCAAGGCACGCAACGGAATGCTCAAAGCGCTGAAGAAGGGCGATAAGGTAGTTACCATCGGCGGTCTGCACGGAACGATCATGGAGATTTCGGATGACATCGTTATTCTGCGGGTTAATGATGTGACCCGATTGACGTTTGACCGGGGCTCGATCAGTCACGCGGTTGTGGAAGTAGAAGACAAGATGTAATAGTCTCTCTGCCAAATTACATAAAAATCGGCGTTTCTCCTAGGAGAAAACGCCGATTTTTTTATATAATGCTTATCAATTGCTGGCACTACCGTGTATTCGTGACCCGGCCCCGCACTCTAAGGCCCTGTTCCCCGCTGCGCAGGGTAAGCTTGGCAAGCGGTACGGCGATAGCCGTGGACAGCACAGCCAGCAAAGTGCCGCCAATCATGTCGGTCAGCCAGTGAATGCCAAGATAGAAGATTCCAAACACGATAATAACAGCTGAGATTGTACTGATCACCATCCAGCGGCGGTTGCCGGAGCGGTAAGCGAGCAGGGCCATGGATACGGAAATAGCGGTATGCAGGCTCGGGAAGCAGTTATTGAGACCGGATAGCGGCCGGTATTCCTGTTCAAACTTCGGGAAAACATCAAGCATGACAAACCGTACCCCTGCAGGCGCATAGGACCATACCTCGTTAACCGGAAAGTACAGATAGAACGGAATAGCGATAGCATAGGTTAAAATAATGGTGTAGCAGGTCGCATAGAGGATCACACGGTTTTTGTCCAGCAGATAGACCCCGAGCGAGGCCGCCAGCACGGCCTGCAGCATGAAGATATAGAAGAAGACAATTACCGGTGTCAGCCAGGGAGCGTAGAATAGCTCTTGAACCATCCGGACGAAATGCCCCTCCAGGCCGAAGATAAAGCCGGTGTAATCTGCGGTCAGCCGCATCTTCTCTTCGATCTGCAGCTCATATTTATTCAGGGCAAGAATGCTGAACATTCCTATAATAATGAGTGTAAATTTATAGGACCGCAGCAGCTCTCTCCCGATTTCAACTAAGGCCATCAGCGGATTGCGCCCTGCGCCGATCCAGATTAGGATTACAACAATGGCTACGGTATACACAACTACAAGATTCATGGACTGGTACAGCAAAGCATTCGAAGCCTCCTTGATAATCACTCTTATGAAGTCAGATATAGGTAGTGTACCATATTTTCAAGGGAAGGTTTCAAATTTCGAAAATTATATTAATTAGGATTTTTGTAAATTAACTCCAAACATTCCTCCAAGTGCGCTGATGCCTGCAGCCGCCAGAACCCACAGGAAGTCCATTCCTCCCGGTGAACTGTCAAGCGCGAGAAATCCGATCAGGAGCACAGCCAGTCCGTATAACATGCCTGTGAGTCCTCCTTGGTACCAGCCTCTGCGGATGGCTCTGCTGCCTGCGGTGAGGCCTCCGAATGCGGCAGCGACGCCGTGTACAATGTAGGTGTACATCGTGAGGTCCTGTTCCTGCAGTCCGCTGCCCCAGAGCAGGAGGGAAAGGATGAACGCACCCAGCATCATCCACAGGAACGAGCGGATTAAACCCGATAATACCGGACTAGATATTTTCCATGAGAATAGACGCCTGATCAGAGACATGGTAAAACCCCCTAAAAGTTTGTTAACCAAGATACTAATTATTGTATGGGGAGGCTTGCCCCAATAGTACAAGAATAGGCGGGATGACTTTTACCAGTAATTAAGCAGCAGCTTTCCGAATGTTCCCTAGGAGGTCAGGTCAGAATAGGGTTACATTAATCCGCCTATACGGTGGAGTAGCGGAAGGGGAGCGAAGAGAATATGTTCCAGCATATTACGACCCATGTCTTTCTCACCGTGCTGATGTATATCTTCATTTTCCTGAGCATGCGCATCATGGGCAAACGCGAAATCGGCAAGCTGTCTGTATTTGACCTGACCATTTCCATCATGATTGCCGAGATCGCTGTCTTTGTAATTGAGGATATCGAGCGCCCCATCTATGATGGTGTCGTTCCTATGGCGACTCTGGTGCTGATTCAGGTTATCGTCGCACAGCTCAGTCTGAAAAGCCGGAAGCTGCGCTTATTGGTGGATGGCAGACCCAGCATCCTGATTTCGGACGGGAAGATTCACCGGGGCGAAATGCGCAGGCAGCGGTATAACATTGATGATCTGCTATTGCAGCTCCGCGGGCAGAATATTGTCAGTCCCGCTGATGTGGAGTTCGCGATCCTGGAGACAAGCGGGCAGTTAACGGTGATTGAGAAGAATGCCAATGTCACCTCATCCAATCAGTCGGGCAACAGCAGCTCCGGCGCAGAGCGGAAGGAGAAGAACGGCGATAACCAGAAGGACTCCGGCGATGCTGAATCATCCGGCGGTGACTCTGCTTCTGTGAAGCTGCCGAAGCATAAGATCCGTTATGAAGGTCTGCCGATTCCGCTGATTATGGACGGGAAGGTGCAGGACGGCAATCTGGAGATGATCGGGAAGAACCGTTTCTGGCTTAGAACCCAGATCCGGCAGAAGGGTGTCTCTGATTTCCGGGATGTGTTCCTGTGCTCTGTGGATCATAAGGGGGAGCTCTATATTGCCCCGATTAGTCCCCATAAGGGGAAGCAGACCTAACTGCGCCAGCGTCTAAAAAAGGGCACCCGTTCCAGGTCACGCCTGGAGATCAGCCCGGATAACAGGCAGATGCTTAGATAGATGGCCATGCCACAAGTACCAGCGGCCAGAAATTGTATCCACTGCGACTGTGAGATCGGAACAGATGTATAGACATATGACATCCCGGCGGCCATGATGACCGTAGCGGCCAGGATTTTGAGCGGGTCCGACCAGCGTAAGGACATGGCGGTCAGCTTGACCACACTGTAGCCGTGCAGAAGCGTGACAAGCAGGCTGTTAACCATAATGGCGATGATGGCGCCCAGAATGCCGTATTCGGGACGGGAGGCCAGCAGGAGAATCAGCAGGATTTTGACAACGGCGCCTATCAGTGTATTAATCAGAGCCTTGCCCGGCCGGTCCATGGCCTGGAGGGCTGCCTGCAATGGAGCCTGTACGTAGAGAAACACAGCGAACGGGGCCATCATTCTAAGCATAGGTGCCGTATCCGCCGCATTGCCGTACATTAGTGTACAGAGCGGTACGGCAAGAATATACATAACGGCAGCAAACGGGGCACCGGTCACCATGGCGAGCCGCAGCGCCTGGTGCATTCTTTTATGAATCGTGGGGAGGTCGTTGCGGGCGGCGGCCTCGGATAAGGAAGGGACGAGGGAGACGGCCAGCGAGGAGCTAAGCACACCTGGCAACAGCAGCAGCGGAATCACCATTCCCTGCAGGGAACCATATTGTGCAGTTGCGGCGGCGGCCGCGATTCCGGCAAGCGCGAGGCTACGCACGGTAATAATGGATTCCAGAAGGTAAGAGAATGAGCCGATCAGCCGTCCGGCGGTTACCGGCACAGAAATACCGATCAGACGTTTTAAGACAGGTGTGGTTGTCTGTCCGGGCTCGCTTCCGGCACCGCCTTGTATATTCTGAGCAGTTACATCCACGGAAGGCGGGGGTTCGGACCTGTCTTTTTTGTCGTTAAAATAATATTGTCCCAGCAGGGCCAGCATTCCGGCGATCTCCCCCACAGTCACGCCAAGCATGGCACCTGCAGCGGCAAAGGCGATGCCCTTCGGCAGCAGCATCCAGGAGAACCACAGCATGAAGAAGATCCGGATGACCGATTCCAGCACGGAGGAGAAGGCCGAGGGAATCATGTTCTGCCTGCCTTGAAAGTATCCCCGGTAGATGGATGAGACGGCGACGATGGCGATCATGGGGGTCATGCTGACGAAGGTGTAGTAGACACGCTGGTCCGTCAGAAGAACGCTGGATACCCAGGAGGCGCTGAACAGGGCGACGAAGGTGAACACAATGCCCAGCGATAAGCTGAGGGCAAGGCCGGCTTGCAGAATTTTGCGGGACTGCTCCGGGCGGTTCTCCCCTTCGGCTTCCGCTACCAGCTTAGCAATAGCCAGCGGGATTCCTCCTGTAATTACCGTAATAAGGACAATAAAAAACGGGTATCCGAGCTGGTACAGACCCACCCCCTCAGCGCCGATGATCCGGGGCAGGGCAATCCGGGGAATGAAGCCAAGCATCCGGTTAATGATACCGGCGAGCAGCAGGATGATCGTTCCTTGTATAAAGGTCTGTTTTCTCACAGGGCACTCCTTCTTCCTACATATGAGATGAAACTGCAGGTGAATTACCGCAATTATCAAGCCAGGCTTGTATAAGGATATGCCGGTACCGGTGCGCTGCATGACAAGCATTCTATAGACAAGTTTTTTGGCCGAAAGCAGGAAAGTATGAGCGCAAGGTCGAATACGTACCACTGAGCATACGTAATTGAGGAATCTTTGGAGGTGCCTGCACGTGGAATCGGAACAATGGACATATGACGAGCTTAGTGAAGAGATCGAAGCCATGTGCATCAGCAAAGCGGAGGAATTCCGGCTCCTCGGCTATGAATATGTGACCGGTAAGGATATTTGGGATTGCATCAGCCGCAACTATGCCAAGGAGGGAAGACCTCCCCTGCACAGGCTGGTCAATGACATCTACTCGCTTAAGTCAGGCAGTTATATGACTTATCTGACCTTGGCGGCCTACCGGGGATTGAATTAACGGGGGGATTTGCCAAAAGGAACGATTTTCTTTTGCAAACGGGTACGGGAAGCAGTAAAGTAAGTAAAGAGTGTTCAGACTTGTCCTATCAAACGGAGGTATCCTCGCTGTGCAGCAGAACCTGCCGTTTCTTTGTGTGAATCAAGACACCGTCATTCCTCCTGAATTGACGGTCATTTCGCACGTAGCTATAATAGGAATATTGATGTAATGAAAGGGGAACTAGCTAGAGCATGAAGAGAATGTTGAGCTTTATCATTACCGTGGTCGTTCTAACAGGCGTCATGGTATTTACTACTCCCGGGCTGCTGGACAGAGTCCGTCTGGGTCTTGACCTCAAGGGCGGATTCGAAATTCTGTACCACGCAGAGCCAATGGATACGGGAGGAACTCTGACCCGCGCTTCGCTGCAGAAGACTGCTGAGAGTCTCGAGAAGCGGGCGAATGCACTCGGAACCAGCGAGCCTGAGGTGACCACCGAAGGAACGGACCGCATCCGTCTGAAGATCGCAGGTGTTACCGACGAAGCAGAGGTCCGCAAGAAAATGAAAGAACCCGCAGTTCTCACCTTCCGCAGTGCCAAGGAAGGGGATGCTCCCGGAGTATTCAGTAAGATTGAGCTTGTAGGCAGTGACTTCGTGGAAGGTGCGGCAGAGGTTCAACGCGATCAGCTCAACCGTCCCGAAATCAGCATCTCCATCAAAGACAAGAAGAAATTCGCAGAGATTACTGAGCGTCTGCTGGGTAAGGAACTTGCCATCTACCTGGATGAGAACCTGTTATCTGCGCCTCCAACGGTACGAGCTGTCCTGACCGATGGTAAGGCTTCGATCTCCGGGGGATATACCCTGGATGAAGCCCGTGAGATTGCCGATACGATCAACCTCGGTGCTTTGCCGCTGAAGCTGACAGAGAAATATTCCCAGAGCGTAGGGGCTACACTGGGTAAGCAATCTTTGGATGAGACCGTCAGAGCCGGTATTGTCGGTTCTGTGATTATTTTGATCTTCATGCTGCTTATGTACCGTCTTCCGGGCGTACTGGCCAGCTTCGCGCTGATCCTGCACACCTGGCTGCTGATTCTGGTATTTGTCCTGGCGGACTTTACGCTGACACTTCCCGGGATCGCCGCGTTCATTCTCGGTATAGGGATGGCCGTCGACGCCAATATCATTACCAATGAACGGATCAGGGAAGAAATGCGCAGCGGTAAGGGCATTATGTCTTCCGTCAAAGCAGGGAACAAGACCTCCTTCCGTACAGTTATGGATGCGAATGTAACCACTATTATCGTAGCGGCTGTCATGTTCGCCTTCGGTACTGGTGCGGTCAAAGGCTTCGCGCTGATTCTGATCGTGGAAATTGTACTTAGTATCGTAACAAACCTTTATTTTGCCCACTGGCTGCTGACAGTGCTGGTTAAAGCCGGCGCACTCAACAAGCCGAAGCAATTTGGGGTAAAGGAGAGTGACATCAGTGCGCTTTAAGAAAGAGCTTGATTTCGTACATTTAAGTAAATTCTTCTATATCTTCTCGATTGCCCTTACTGTAGCGGGTCTGGTCTTTCTGGCAACCTTCGGCCTGAACTACAGCGTTGACTTCAAGGCCGGGTCCAATGTAGACGTAGCGCTCTCGAAGAGTGTTACGCTGGCTGAGCTTCAGCCAGCCTTAAAGGATGCGGGCATCGAGCATGAACCCACCATTACCGTCGGCGACAAGCGCGTCAACATCCGCTATGATCAAGAGCTGAGTGATGCACAAAGTGAGACCCTCAAGAAGTCAATCAACAAGATTGATGACAAGGCGTCTTTTGAAATCAATACCGTAGATACCGAGATGGCTAAGGAGCTGGCCCGTAATGCGATCTATTCCGTGCTGCTCTCCAGTATCGGGATTATCATCTATGTAAGTATCCGTTTTGAATGGCGTTTTGCGCTGGCGTCCATTGTGGCACTGCTTCATGACGCATTCATGGTAGTGGCGGTCTTCTCGATCTTCCGTCTGGAGGTTGATATTACCTTCATTGTCGCGGTGCTGACCATTATCGGTTACTCGATTAATGATACGATCGTTATCTTTGACCGGATACGCGAGAATCTGCGCTTCGGCAAGCAGAAGTCGTATGAGGACTTGAAGCACCTGGTTAACAAAAGTGTAATGCAGACACTCATGCGTTCTCTTTATACAGCCTTCACCGTATTTATTGCTGCATTCTTCCTGCTGATTATGGGCGGGGAGTCGATCCGCATGTTCTCGCTGGCCATGGTTATCGGTCTGCTCTTCGGAGCATATTCATCGATCTTCATTGCAAGTCCGCTCTGGCTGCTCCTGAAAAAGAATCAGAAGCCTGCGGCGAAGACCCCGGCCAAAGCCTAATAACCGGTTATTCTGTAAAAGCCGCGTCTGTAGCGACGCGGCTTTTCGGAATCTTCGGGTCAGGGCGTCTTGCTTGATTTCATCATCATGAGTTTACTTGCTAGTGGTAAGGAGGGCCTCGTTATGAATGACAAACCATTACCCCGGAAACAAACTGTTGCCTGGACCGGAATCCTAAGTGATGTTCTGCTCGCTGTAGCTAAGGGAAGTATCGGTTATATATCAGGCAGCAAAGCATTGTTGGGGGATGCAATCTATTCCGGAGCAGATGCCGCTGCCAGAGCGGCAGGGGTGATTCCGTGGAACCTGAAGCAGAGTCACAAGGCGGCAGGCTCAGCGGAACGCGGCCGGACTGCGCAAGGAAGCAGGGAGCCGATGGCGGCTATTCTGTTCTCCGTGCTGATTATTATGGGCGGGCTGCAGGTTGCTTTCTCGGCTATCCGTGATTTGACAAGGGGACATCTGTCGGCACCGGAGGAGTCAGCACTTGTTGCTGTCCTGCTGTGCATTGTGTTCAAAGAGGCTGTATTTCAATACCAGTACCGTTATTTCAAAAAAAAGGGTGACGGCAGTCACGCGGCTTATGCCGACAGCCACCGGTTCAGCCTGTATACATCTATAACTGTATTTATCGGGATTGCCCTGGCCATAACCGGAGGATACTTGAACTGGCATCCTCTGCTCTACATGGACCCCATCGCAGCTCTGTTGACCGGATGTCTGATTCTCCGCAAAGGCTATTCATTAATTGCTTCCTCTGTATACAGCAAGAAGATTCAGGAGCTTCCTTCCGAGGAAGCAGCCAGCTTCATTGAGACGGTTCAGCGGGTACACGGAGTCATCCGGGTGGAGCAGCTCCGGGCGCTGGAGGAAGGCAACTATGTGAATCTGCATGTGAAGATTAGTGTGAATCCGCGGATCAGCGTGATGGAGGCACAGGATATTTCGGAATGCGCAAGGAAGCTGCTGCAGCACCGGTTCGTTCATGTCGGTGAGGTTCATATGGATGTTGTGCCGTATGATCCGGGTTATCCTTATAAAAGCAATCACGAGCTCGTGGACAACGATATTCCCACGCTGCTTCAGTAGTCTGCAAGGTGAGAGAAAGGTGAGCTGTATTGCTTCATTCAAAAACAAGCTGGCAATCTCCGGCAGCCGATTCCGAGCGTATTCAGGAACTGGCCCGGAGCCTTTCTATTTCTCCGCTCCTTTCTTCACTGCTGGTGCAAAGAGGTATGGATACCGCTGACAAGGCGCGAGTATTCATGGATGGAGGAGCGGAAGATAGACATGATCCATTCCTGCTCAAAGGAATGGCGGAAGCGGTGCCGCGGATTCAGAAGGCACTGCAAGAGGAAGAGCATATTCTGGTGTACGGTGATTATGATGCAGACGGGGTATCCAGCACAGCGCTGATGATCTACCTGTTGCGTCATCTCGGCGCCTCCTTTGACATTTATATTCCCCACCGCTCCAATGAAGGCTATGGACTGCATAATCATGCGCTGGACTGGGCGGTCCAGCAGGGTGTATCTCTCGTCATTACGGTTGATACTGGTATCAGTGCCTATCATCAGATTGCCTACGCCTCTGAGCTTGGCATTGATGTTATTGTCACGGACCATCATGAGCCGCCGGAGCTGCTGCCTGAGGCCTATGCCCTGATTAACCCGAAGCTGCCGGACTGCCCGTATCCGTTCAAGGGTCTGGCCGGAGTGGGGGTGGCTTACAAGCTGGCTGAGGCGCTCCTGGGCAGCGAAGTGCCGGAGGAATGGTGTGAGATTGCCGCCATCGGTACCGTAGCTGACCTGATGCCGCTGCTGGGCGAGAACCGCAGTCTGGTGCGCAGAGGCCTCAGCAGCATGCGGAATTCCGCGTTCCCCGGCATCCGGGCGCTGCTCTCGGTGGGCGGTATTGCCATGAACACCGTCAGTGCGGTGAATATCGCCTTCGGGATGGCTCCGCGTATTAATGCCAGCGGAAGACTGGATCATGCAGGCCGGGCTGTTACACTGCTGACCACGGAAGATACGGCAGAAGCTGAGCAATTTGCCGGAGAGCTGGATCTGCTGAACAAGGAACGCCAGCTGGTTGTGGAGCGAATTGTCACCGAAGCCTCGGCCAAGCTGGAGGAGAGAATCAGCCGGAGCGGGCTGCCGGATATTATTGTGCTGGCGGACCAGGGCTGGAATGTCGGCGTAGTCGGCATTGTGGCCTCCAAGCTGCTGGAGCGGTATTACCGTCCGGTCATTATTCTGGACATTCATCCGGAGACCGGGATGTGCAAGGGCTCTGCCCGCTCCATCCCGGGTCTCGATATCTATGCGGCCTTATCCTCATGCGCCGAATTGATGGACCACTTCGGAGGACATCCGGCCGCTGCCGGGATGAGTCTGCCGCAGGGCAAGCTGGAAGCCTTCGATGCTGCGCTGAATAGCTATGCTGCGTCTGTTCTGACACCGGAGGACTTCGTAGCGGTTACAGCTGCGGACGGCGAAGTCTCCATTGCCGATCTGACCCTCCAGGCTGCGCTTGAGCTGGAGCGGCTTGCGCCGTTCGGCATGGCTAATCCGCTGCCAAGATTCATTCTGCGCGGAGCGGTTGTGAAGGAGACAAGGAAGATGGGCCAGGAGGGTAAGCACCTGAAGCTTGTGCTCCAGCAGGACAAGCTGACGATTGAAGCTGTAGCCTTCGGCAAGGGTCCACTGGCTGAGCTGCTGCCGGACGGCACAGCCGTGGATGTACTGGCAGAGCTGTCCGTCAATGAATGGAACGGCTCGCGCAAGCCTCAGCTGATGCTGCAGGATCTGGCGGTGCCGAAGGCGCAGCTGTTCGATCTGCGCGGCGCAGCTGATGCTGTCAAGCAGGCAGCGCATATTCAGGAGCTGCTCCGCACCTATAGCGGCAGCAATCCGGGCCGGAGTGCTGCGGTCTTCCAGAACAGCCGGACGACGCCGCTGCGTGATCTTAAGGGCATGTCCCTCTGGGTATACGATGAGTCTGCCGGGATCTCTGCTGTACATCAGCCGGAAGGCGCGCATGATGAAGAGGGACTGTCGCTGCTCTGTGTGCTGGATATGCCCGAGTCCCCGGAACAGCTGGAAGCGCTGTTTACTGCTTTTCCTGAGGCGGAGAACATTGCCCTGCTGCATTCGATCCGTGACGGGCGTGACCGTCTGCAGGTTCCTACCCGTGATCATTTCAAATTGTTATATAAATGGATTGCCGCAATCGCTGCAGCTCCAACTCCTGAGCATGAAGTGCTGCTGCGGCTCAGCCGCCAGTCGGCGCTTGGTGTGCGTATGGTGAGCAGAATGCTGGATGTATTCGATGAGCTTGACTTCATTGAGCGCAGCGGCGGCACAATTACTTTTGTTCCGCAGCCTGCCGCCAAGAGTCTGAGCACATCAGAGCATTTCGTCAGACTGGGCAAGACGGCGGAGATGGAGCAGTATTTCATGGAAGGCAGCCGCAGTGAATTGCAGGAATTCATGCTGTCACGACGTTTAGGGGCCTCATAACAGCTGTACATGCTGTCACGGTCATTGGTTTGAGTAACTTCAGCGGGGTGATCCCCGCTTACTTTTAGGAGATGATGATGTTGGATTTCAAAAACAATATTCGCGTAATTCCGGATTTCCCCCAGGCAGGAATCAGCTTCAAAGATATTACTACGCTGCTGAAGGACGGCGCTGCATACCGTGCTGCCATCGATGAGCTTAAGGCCCTGGTAGCCCACCTGGAGATCGACGTCATTGCCGGACCGGAGGCGCGCGGCTTTGTAGTGGGTGCGCCGCTGGCTTATGCGCTGGGGGTAGGCTTCGTGCCAATCCGTAAAAGCGGCAAGCTTCCTTATGAGACAATCGAAGTAGGCTATGATCTGGAATACGGCAAGGATACCCTTGCTGTGCATACCGATGCGATCAAGCCAGGCCAGAAGGTGCTGATTGCGGATGATCTGCTGGCTACAGGCGGTACGATTGCTACTTCTGTTAACCTGGTAGAGCAGCTTGGCGGCCAGGTGGTCGGCGCTGCATTCCTGATCGAATTGACAGCTCTGTCCGGACGGGACAAGCTGTCCGATATTGAAGTGGTTACCTTGTTGACTTACGAGGATTAATCCCGGTGCCCGGCAACTTTTCCCGGGAAATAAAAAGCGGACTGTTGTCGAATGAAGACAGCAGTCCGCTTTTTTAGTTATTGGCCGAAGTGGGTGGACAATAAAGGATGAGAGTTACTTAATGTGCCGATTTGTCAGCTTCCTGTTCATTGGACAGGCCCAGAACCTCGATCAGCTTGAAGAGCAGGGCGAGAACCATACCGACGATAGTCGCCAGTGCCATTCCCTTCAGTTCTACACCGCCAAGCTTCAGCGAAATGCCGCTGATGCCGACAACCAGGACGAGCGTAGCCAGAATCATGTTGGTGGCTTTGGAGAAATCGACCTTCTGTTCAACGAAGATACGCAGGCCTGATGCCGCAATAACCCCGAACAACAGCAGGGATACACCGCCCATGACCGGCAGAGGAATGTTGGCAATGACCGAGGAGAATGTTCCGGAGAACGACAACACAATGGCGATTACAGCAGCCCCCGCGATAACATATACCGAGTATACCTTGGTCAGAGCCATTACGCCGATATTCTCACCATAAGTGGTATTAGGCGTAGACCCCAGGAATCCAGACAGTACAGTAGAAATCCCGTTTCCCATCAGTGAGCGGTCCAGTCCCGGGTCCTTGGTCAGGTCCTTGCCGACGATATTGCTGGTAACCAGCAAATGGCCGATATGCTCTACAATGACTACAAGTGATACCGGAATGATCGTCAGAATAACCTGCCAGTTGAAGGATGGGGTAATAATAGTGGGATGCGAGAGGAAGCTTGCTTGAGAGATGGCACCAGTATTCACCTCACCCAAGATATAAGCGAGTACATAACCGGTAACGATACCGATGAGGATGTGAATGATTTTGGGGAAGCCGCGGAACAGCACGGAGCCGAGCACGGTAACACCGAGTGTGACGAGCGACAGGGTAATGGCTTTGCCGTCAGGCGTCCATTCAGCGGTAGCTACACCCTCAGGAGCAATGAGTCCGGCCATCCGTGCGGCTACAGGCACAAGCTCAAGTCCGATCGTGGCAACAATTGCTCCCATAACTGCCGGAGGGAACACGACATCAATCCAGCCGGTACCGGCATAACGTACAATTAAGGCCACAAGAATGAATATAACGCCAGTCACGATAAAAGCGCCCAGTGCAAGCGAATATCCGCGCTCATGATCGCCGGCATGCTCTTTGAGCACAAGCAGCACGGGAGAGATGAAGGCAAAGCTTGAACCCAAATAGGCGGGGATTTTGCCGCGGCAGATCAGAATGTAGAGCAAGGTGCCGATACCGTTCATCAGCAGGATCATGCCGGGATCTACCCCGAACAGGTTGGGAACAAGCACGGTGCTGCCGAACATGGCGAACAGATGCTGAAGACTCAGGAGGAAGCCCGGGCCCCAAGGGAGTCTTTCGTTAACTTGAATTTCGCGTTGCAATGGAGTTCACTTCTCTTTCTGATCTAATTTGATTTGACAATTCTTATCTTATAAAAAACCGCCTTTACTAGATTAAATAGATCGGCGGATTTTTACAACAACATTTTTACCCGTGCCACAAAATTGTCTTTTCTTGACCCTTTCCCTGACAGGAATACCACGCTATGGCAAGTGTTGACGGAATCCCTCGTAAGCGTCATAATTATAGACAACTTTAACCTGAGCGTAATGCAGCCGGGAACGCACGGAACCTGCAAATTCTGCATGCTTGCAGGTTCATTTTATTATAGAAGGGAAACGGATACGACGAGAATGGGCATAGAGCAATTAACCGAAAAGGCTGGCGCCTATATAAAAGAAAAAGATCTTCTCCGCATCCGTGAAGCTTATGAATTCGCCGATCAG
The window above is part of the Paenibacillus sp. FSL H8-0048 genome. Proteins encoded here:
- a CDS encoding cation diffusion facilitator family transporter, producing the protein MNDKPLPRKQTVAWTGILSDVLLAVAKGSIGYISGSKALLGDAIYSGADAAARAAGVIPWNLKQSHKAAGSAERGRTAQGSREPMAAILFSVLIIMGGLQVAFSAIRDLTRGHLSAPEESALVAVLLCIVFKEAVFQYQYRYFKKKGDGSHAAYADSHRFSLYTSITVFIGIALAITGGYLNWHPLLYMDPIAALLTGCLILRKGYSLIASSVYSKKIQELPSEEAASFIETVQRVHGVIRVEQLRALEEGNYVNLHVKISVNPRISVMEAQDISECARKLLQHRFVHVGEVHMDVVPYDPGYPYKSNHELVDNDIPTLLQ
- the secD gene encoding protein translocase subunit SecD, with the translated sequence MKRMLSFIITVVVLTGVMVFTTPGLLDRVRLGLDLKGGFEILYHAEPMDTGGTLTRASLQKTAESLEKRANALGTSEPEVTTEGTDRIRLKIAGVTDEAEVRKKMKEPAVLTFRSAKEGDAPGVFSKIELVGSDFVEGAAEVQRDQLNRPEISISIKDKKKFAEITERLLGKELAIYLDENLLSAPPTVRAVLTDGKASISGGYTLDEAREIADTINLGALPLKLTEKYSQSVGATLGKQSLDETVRAGIVGSVIILIFMLLMYRLPGVLASFALILHTWLLILVFVLADFTLTLPGIAAFILGIGMAVDANIITNERIREEMRSGKGIMSSVKAGNKTSFRTVMDANVTTIIVAAVMFAFGTGAVKGFALILIVEIVLSIVTNLYFAHWLLTVLVKAGALNKPKQFGVKESDISAL
- the secF gene encoding protein translocase subunit SecF, with the protein product MRFKKELDFVHLSKFFYIFSIALTVAGLVFLATFGLNYSVDFKAGSNVDVALSKSVTLAELQPALKDAGIEHEPTITVGDKRVNIRYDQELSDAQSETLKKSINKIDDKASFEINTVDTEMAKELARNAIYSVLLSSIGIIIYVSIRFEWRFALASIVALLHDAFMVVAVFSIFRLEVDITFIVAVLTIIGYSINDTIVIFDRIRENLRFGKQKSYEDLKHLVNKSVMQTLMRSLYTAFTVFIAAFFLLIMGGESIRMFSLAMVIGLLFGAYSSIFIASPLWLLLKKNQKPAAKTPAKA
- the recJ gene encoding single-stranded-DNA-specific exonuclease RecJ, with the translated sequence MLHSKTSWQSPAADSERIQELARSLSISPLLSSLLVQRGMDTADKARVFMDGGAEDRHDPFLLKGMAEAVPRIQKALQEEEHILVYGDYDADGVSSTALMIYLLRHLGASFDIYIPHRSNEGYGLHNHALDWAVQQGVSLVITVDTGISAYHQIAYASELGIDVIVTDHHEPPELLPEAYALINPKLPDCPYPFKGLAGVGVAYKLAEALLGSEVPEEWCEIAAIGTVADLMPLLGENRSLVRRGLSSMRNSAFPGIRALLSVGGIAMNTVSAVNIAFGMAPRINASGRLDHAGRAVTLLTTEDTAEAEQFAGELDLLNKERQLVVERIVTEASAKLEERISRSGLPDIIVLADQGWNVGVVGIVASKLLERYYRPVIILDIHPETGMCKGSARSIPGLDIYAALSSCAELMDHFGGHPAAAGMSLPQGKLEAFDAALNSYAASVLTPEDFVAVTAADGEVSIADLTLQAALELERLAPFGMANPLPRFILRGAVVKETRKMGQEGKHLKLVLQQDKLTIEAVAFGKGPLAELLPDGTAVDVLAELSVNEWNGSRKPQLMLQDLAVPKAQLFDLRGAADAVKQAAHIQELLRTYSGSNPGRSAAVFQNSRTTPLRDLKGMSLWVYDESAGISAVHQPEGAHDEEGLSLLCVLDMPESPEQLEALFTAFPEAENIALLHSIRDGRDRLQVPTRDHFKLLYKWIAAIAAAPTPEHEVLLRLSRQSALGVRMVSRMLDVFDELDFIERSGGTITFVPQPAAKSLSTSEHFVRLGKTAEMEQYFMEGSRSELQEFMLSRRLGAS